A single region of the Neodiprion pinetum isolate iyNeoPine1 chromosome 5, iyNeoPine1.2, whole genome shotgun sequence genome encodes:
- the serp gene encoding chitin deacetylase 1, giving the protein MKSSTLLIALATIAIAGATRTKRQATEEPKKEESFENEICKDKDAGEWFRLVAGEGDNCRDVIQCTSSGLQAIRCPAGLYFDIEKQTCDWKDSVKNCKLKNKERKIKPLLYTDEPLCQDGFLACGDGNCIERGLFCNGEKDCGDGSDENTCDMDNDPNRAPPCDPAVCVLPDCFCSEDGTTVPGDLPAKDVPQMITITFDDAINNNNINLYKEMFNGKRKNPNGCDIKATYFVSHKYTNYSAMQETHRKGHEIAVHSISHNDDEQFWSNATVDDWAKEMAGMRIIAEKYANLTDNSVVGVRAPYLRVGGNNQFTMMEEQAFLYDSTITAALNNPPLWPYTMYFRMPHRCHGNLQHCPTRSHAVWEMVMNELDRREDPENDEYLPGCAMVDSCSNILTGDQFYDFLNHNFDRHYKQNRAPLGLYFHAAWLKNNPEFLDAFLYWIDEILSSHNDVYFVTMTQVIQWIQNPRTISESKNFEPWREKCSVEGPPACWVPHSCKLTSKEVPGETINLQTCVRCPNNYPWINDPTGDGFF; this is encoded by the exons ATGAAATCCTCTACGTTGCTAATTGCCCTGGCGACCATCGCAATCGCTG GCGCCACAAGGACTAAGCGACAGGCTACGGAGGAGCCCAAGAAGGAGGAAAGCTTCGAGAACGAGATTTGCAAGGACAAAGATGCCGGAGAGTGGTTCCGACTCGTTGCCGGTGAGGGTGACAACTGTCGTGACGTTATCCAGTGCACAAGCTCAGGTCTTCAGGCTATCAGATGTCCGGCCGGTCTCTACTTCGACATTGAGAAGCAGACTTGCGACTGGAAGGACTCGGTCAAGAACTGCAAGCTGAAGAACAAAGAGAGGAAGATCAAGCCTCTCCTTTACACCGACGAGCCATTGTGTCAGGACGGTTTCCTCGCCTGTGGTGACGGCAACTGTATTGAACGTGGTCTCTTCTGTAACGGAGAAAAGGACTGCGGCGATGGCTCGGACGAAAACACCTGCG ACATGGACAACGACCCCAACAGGGCGCCACCGTGCGATCCGGCAGTCTGCGTTTTGCCTGACTGCTTCTGCTCCGAGGATGGCACTACAGTTCCGGGTGACCTGCCGGCCAAGGACGTGCCCCAGATGATCACCATCACTTTCGACGACGCGATAAACAACAATAACATCAACCTCTACAAGGAGATGTTCAACGGAAAGCGGAAGAACCCGAACGGCTGTGACATCAAGGCGACGTACTTCGTATCCCACAAGTACACCAACTACTCAGCGATGCAGGAGACTCACAGAAAGGGACACGAGATCGCTGTCCATTCCATATC TCACAACGACGACGAGCAGTTCTGGTCCAACGCGACGGTCGACGACTGGGCGAAGGAAATGGCCGGTATGAGGATAATCGCGGAGAAATACGCCAACCTTACCGACAACAGCGTGGTTGGAGTGCGTGCTCCATATCTAAGGGTTGGTGGTAACAACCAGTTCACGATGATGGAGGAACAAGCCTTCCTCTACGACTCGACCATCACGGCGGCCCTGAACAACCCGCCACTATGGCCGTACACTATGTACTTCAGGATGCCGCATCGCTGCCACGGAAACCTCCAGCATTGCCCAACGAG GTCACACGCTGTCTGGGAGATGGTGATGAACGAGCTGGACCGCAGGGAGGACCCTGAAAACGACGAGTACCTGCCGGGATGCGCGATGGTCGATTCGTGCAGCAACATCCTGACCGGTGACCAGTTTTACGACTTCTTGAACCACAACTTTGATCGGCATTACAAGCAGAACCGCGCGCCGCTCGGTCTCTACTTCCACGCCGCCTGGCTGAAAAACAACCCCGAGTTCCTAGACGCGTTCCTCTACTGGATAGACGAGATACTGAGCAGCCATAACGACGTGTACTTCGTCACGATGACCCAGGTAATACAGTGGATACAGAATCCGAGAACCATCAGTGAGTCGAAGAACTTCGAACCCTGGAGGGAGAAGTGCTCGGTCGAAGGACCCCCGGCCTGCTGGGTACCCCATAGCTGCAAGCTCACCTCGAAAGAGGTTCCCGGGGAGACCATCAACCTCCAGACTTGCGTCAGGTGCCCGAATAACTACCCCTGGATAAACGACCCGACCGGCGACGGTTTCTTCTAA